Proteins encoded together in one Peribacillus asahii window:
- a CDS encoding DUF2680 domain-containing protein, translating to MKKLLISGLTCILLSLSPMAQAYSQEKQTENKTPEVTFTKEQKSELSKLHQKILTDKKELLNKYVEYGALKQEQADKIIEHLEKRYEMIEERGFQYPPHHMHHKPHHH from the coding sequence ATGAAAAAACTACTTATATCGGGATTAACCTGCATACTACTTTCTCTATCTCCTATGGCCCAGGCATATTCACAAGAGAAACAAACAGAGAATAAAACACCAGAAGTCACCTTTACCAAAGAGCAAAAATCAGAACTAAGCAAACTGCATCAAAAGATTTTGACAGACAAAAAAGAACTGTTGAATAAATACGTAGAATATGGCGCTCTCAAGCAAGAACAAGCTGATAAAATAATCGAACATTTAGAGAAACGATATGAAATGATTGAAGAACGAGGCTTTCAATATCCACCTCACCATATGCACCATAAACCTCATCATCATTGA
- a CDS encoding nitric oxide synthase oxygenase — MNLIFQEAEAFIRSSYLEMGKTEDEINSRIMDIQKEIEETHTYQHSVEELEIGAKQAWRNSNRCIGRLFWDSLRVIDQRHLRDEEQINEALRHHIEFATNDGAIIPTITIFKPADEQFSIRLWNHQLLRYAGYETEHGIVGDPASVEFTKICQELGWKGSLGSFDILPQVIQVNRQQPRWFETPASIVKEVPIHHPDFEWFSELNLKWYAVPIISDMCLEIGGIKYSAAPFNGWYMGTEIGARNFADEGRYNMLPRIGKRMGLDIKRDATLWKDRALVELNVAVLHSFKEAGVSIVDHHNAAKQFKHFEEKETACGRNTTGDWTWLIPPVSPATTHIFHRPYRNQKVKPNFFYQKKPY; from the coding sequence ATGAACCTTATATTTCAAGAGGCAGAAGCGTTCATCCGTAGCAGTTATTTAGAAATGGGGAAGACGGAGGATGAAATCAATAGCCGAATCATGGATATCCAAAAAGAAATAGAAGAAACACATACGTATCAGCATTCAGTAGAGGAGCTTGAAATAGGAGCGAAACAAGCATGGCGGAATAGTAATCGCTGCATTGGCCGATTATTTTGGGATTCGCTTCGTGTGATTGATCAGCGTCATCTTCGAGATGAGGAGCAGATTAATGAGGCGTTGCGTCATCATATCGAATTTGCTACAAATGATGGTGCCATTATTCCGACGATTACAATTTTTAAGCCGGCAGATGAACAATTCTCGATTCGCTTATGGAACCATCAATTGCTTCGCTATGCAGGCTATGAGACAGAACACGGGATTGTTGGTGACCCGGCTTCTGTTGAATTTACGAAGATCTGTCAGGAGCTCGGTTGGAAAGGGAGTTTGGGGTCTTTTGATATATTACCACAGGTTATTCAAGTGAATAGGCAACAGCCAAGATGGTTTGAAACACCTGCTTCCATTGTAAAGGAAGTACCGATTCATCACCCCGATTTTGAATGGTTTAGTGAACTAAATCTAAAGTGGTATGCCGTTCCTATTATATCAGATATGTGTTTAGAAATTGGGGGAATTAAGTATTCGGCGGCACCATTTAACGGCTGGTATATGGGAACGGAAATTGGAGCGCGAAATTTTGCGGATGAGGGTCGCTATAATATGTTACCGCGAATTGGAAAAAGGATGGGGCTCGATATTAAACGTGATGCAACACTTTGGAAAGATCGCGCGCTAGTTGAATTAAATGTGGCTGTGCTACATTCCTTTAAAGAAGCGGGCGTAAGTATAGTGGATCATCATAATGCAGCCAAGCAATTTAAACATTTTGAAGAAAAAGAAACAGCATGTGGACGGAATACAACAGGAGATTGGACATGGCTAATTCCACCTGTTTCACCTGCAACCACTCATATCTTTCATAGGCCATATCGCAATCAAAAGGTAAAGCCTAATTTCTTTTATCAAAAAAAGCCTTATTAA
- a CDS encoding transglutaminase-like domain-containing protein: MKLICESDNLDDYLLELNEVNYSNPIIKRKADELFNLNQTEIEKAKVAFEFVRDEISHSLDFQSKRVTCNASEVLDFKEGICYAKSHLLASLLRSQLIPTGFCYQRLMLSDTPEKGYCIHALNAIFFKSLNKWIRVDARGNKKGIDAQFSIKEEKLAFPINEELDEKDYPVIYAKPHPKTVAVLKKHTNALEMCKNHLPESL, from the coding sequence ATGAAATTGATTTGTGAGTCTGATAATTTAGATGATTATTTACTTGAATTAAATGAAGTTAATTATTCCAATCCAATAATAAAAAGGAAAGCGGATGAACTTTTCAATCTAAATCAAACAGAAATTGAAAAAGCTAAAGTAGCTTTTGAATTTGTTCGTGATGAAATTTCTCATTCTTTGGATTTCCAATCAAAACGAGTTACTTGTAATGCTTCGGAAGTATTAGATTTTAAAGAGGGGATTTGTTATGCAAAATCACACCTATTAGCGTCTTTATTGCGTTCACAATTAATACCAACAGGTTTTTGTTATCAAAGATTGATGTTGTCTGATACTCCAGAAAAAGGGTATTGTATTCACGCTTTAAATGCTATCTTCTTTAAATCACTTAATAAATGGATTAGGGTAGATGCTCGTGGAAATAAGAAGGGAATTGATGCCCAATTTTCAATTAAAGAAGAAAAATTAGCTTTTCCTATTAATGAAGAACTTGATGAAAAGGATTATCCAGTTATCTATGCAAAGCCTCATCCCAAAACAGTAGCTGTTTTAAAAAAACATACGAATGCATTGGAAATGTGTAAAAATCATTTACCGGAGAGTTTGTAG
- a CDS encoding CBS domain-containing protein, protein MQTVRDIMTTNVDCCTTLDNIYEAALKMKQDNVGMIPVLDNDTLVGVITDRDIVIRCVAEKKPNSTKITDVISTRLVTGTPDMSIDDIEELMATEQIRRVPIIENNRLVGIVALGDLAVRKESDQRAGIALSSISEQHNQIQH, encoded by the coding sequence ATGCAAACAGTAAGAGATATTATGACAACGAATGTGGATTGTTGTACGACACTAGATAATATTTATGAAGCGGCACTAAAAATGAAACAGGATAATGTGGGGATGATTCCTGTTTTGGATAATGATACGTTAGTCGGTGTTATTACTGACCGTGATATTGTTATTCGCTGTGTTGCTGAAAAGAAACCAAATTCAACAAAAATTACTGATGTGATTTCCACACGTCTAGTAACAGGCACACCAGATATGTCCATTGATGATATCGAAGAGTTAATGGCAACCGAACAAATTCGTCGTGTTCCAATTATTGAGAATAATCGACTGGTTGGTATTGTTGCACTTGGGGATTTAGCTGTTCGTAAAGAATCGGATCAAAGAGCGGGCATAGCCTTAAGTTCCATTTCGGAACAGCATAATCAAATTCAGCATTAA
- a CDS encoding YhgE/Pip domain-containing protein has translation MKAIIRIFQDDLRSIYTNWAVLIVVFGLLFLPGLYAWINIEASWDPYKHTNTIPIGVVNNDRGAVFQNKEINIGKKITDALKEDQSLGWHFTSEAEAKQKVRLGEYYACIIIPENLSERITTVLTDEPIKPEIIYYVNEKSNAIAPKITFKGASGIVEQVSKSFVKTSSTMLLTVFNEIGIELERELPTIQQVKQMVYRLEDTFPEIERITEQALTDVQKVEKRMDRANAALDNIKQVTSNGEALHKAIENYVSTTNETLQALGPNLKQNISNLLQQEMTIASMMGTLDINNQEAVQTVLDRVSSNRNVLVAIQQMIQRLNVFAGTNLFQTEQGALERVLANQNKQIEGLRQHHLSVSELQQLTEANVGEWEGLQERFASETSPKLAKVVDQARTTMKEFEALSKQGQNKLNEAQAMLQHTKQRVVTGSKDLAFFQTQLPELKRKISEIASQMRAFDKNHDLHEIIDLLRNDIKKESDFFAEPVLLTEHKLFPIPNYGSAMSPFFTTLALWFAGLVLVSIFGVHIQDLEGTYKSYQIYVGRYLTFFCIGILQSIIISVGNIVFLHTYVAEKLWFFFVLSFHCYSVWHADLYISSALQ, from the coding sequence ATGAAAGCCATTATACGTATCTTTCAAGATGATTTACGAAGTATATATACAAATTGGGCAGTCCTTATCGTGGTATTTGGGCTGTTATTTTTACCTGGTTTGTATGCATGGATAAACATAGAAGCTTCATGGGACCCCTATAAACATACGAATACGATTCCAATTGGGGTTGTGAATAATGATAGAGGAGCTGTGTTTCAGAATAAAGAAATTAATATCGGAAAAAAAATTACTGATGCTCTCAAAGAAGATCAATCACTTGGGTGGCATTTTACGAGCGAAGCGGAAGCAAAGCAAAAAGTGAGACTAGGTGAATACTATGCCTGTATCATCATTCCAGAAAATCTGTCTGAACGGATTACAACTGTATTAACCGATGAGCCTATTAAGCCGGAAATCATATATTACGTAAATGAAAAAAGCAATGCGATTGCTCCAAAAATTACGTTCAAAGGTGCAAGCGGCATTGTAGAACAAGTGAGTAAAAGCTTTGTGAAAACATCAAGTACAATGCTCTTAACGGTATTTAATGAAATAGGAATTGAGCTTGAGCGAGAGTTACCAACCATTCAACAGGTGAAACAAATGGTGTATCGGTTAGAAGATACATTTCCGGAAATAGAACGCATTACAGAGCAGGCGTTGACAGATGTTCAGAAGGTAGAAAAAAGAATGGACCGAGCAAACGCGGCCCTTGATAACATCAAGCAAGTTACCTCAAATGGGGAAGCATTACATAAAGCGATAGAGAACTATGTATCTACGACAAACGAGACATTACAGGCTCTTGGTCCTAATCTTAAACAAAATATATCAAATCTACTGCAGCAGGAAATGACGATAGCTTCCATGATGGGAACGTTGGATATAAACAATCAAGAGGCGGTACAAACTGTATTGGATAGAGTTTCTAGCAATAGGAATGTGTTAGTTGCCATTCAACAGATGATTCAGCGTCTAAATGTTTTTGCCGGTACAAACTTATTTCAAACCGAACAGGGTGCGCTAGAAAGAGTGCTTGCTAATCAAAACAAACAGATTGAGGGGTTAAGGCAACATCATTTGTCGGTTTCAGAGCTTCAACAATTAACTGAAGCAAACGTAGGTGAATGGGAAGGATTACAAGAGAGATTTGCTTCAGAAACAAGTCCAAAGCTAGCCAAAGTGGTTGATCAAGCAAGAACAACGATGAAAGAATTTGAGGCGTTAAGTAAGCAAGGGCAAAATAAGTTAAATGAAGCACAAGCAATGCTTCAGCATACAAAACAACGTGTTGTTACTGGTAGTAAAGACCTTGCTTTTTTTCAAACTCAATTACCTGAATTAAAAAGAAAGATTTCAGAAATAGCAAGTCAAATGCGTGCATTTGACAAAAATCATGATTTACATGAAATTATTGATTTATTACGAAACGATATTAAAAAAGAAAGTGATTTTTTTGCAGAACCTGTATTGTTAACTGAACATAAACTATTTCCAATCCCTAACTATGGTTCAGCGATGTCACCGTTTTTTACAACGTTAGCTCTTTGGTTTGCAGGTCTTGTACTCGTTTCTATTTTTGGAGTCCATATTCAGGATTTAGAGGGAACGTATAAATCTTACCAAATTTATGTTGGGCGTTATCTAACTTTCTTTTGTATAGGCATTTTACAGTCAATTATTATTTCCGTTGGTAATATTGTATTCCTTCACACATATGTAGCTGAAAAACTATGGTTTTTTTTTGTTCTCAGCTTTCATTGCTACAGTGTTTGGCATGCTGATTTATACATTAGTAGCGCTCTTCAGTAA
- a CDS encoding ABC transporter ATP-binding protein, whose protein sequence is MSNVTLEVNSVKKTIRKREIIKDISFTVRKGEVFGFLGPNGAGKTTTIRMLVGLIKPTAGSIRICGYDVKKDYKKAMQHLGCIVENPELYPFLSGWNNLLHFARMLPNVGEERMMEVVKLVGLEQRIHDTVKTYSLGMRQRLGIAQAMLNRPKLLILDEPTNGLDPAGIREMRQFIRMLAEEEGMSVLVSSHLLSEIQLLCDRVAIITKGEIVKVGTVSDLLSVQERMNWRVEPIELGTEVLRSLTEVMETEDGYILTSFDEEETPKWNEALVKHGVKILEMNRRLPTLEDLFLELTDGGGAGID, encoded by the coding sequence ATGAGTAATGTGACATTAGAAGTAAACTCTGTAAAAAAGACAATTAGAAAACGAGAAATTATTAAAGATATTAGCTTCACTGTTAGAAAAGGAGAAGTTTTTGGATTTTTAGGGCCAAATGGTGCAGGTAAAACAACGACCATTCGAATGCTCGTTGGACTAATTAAACCAACAGCAGGTTCCATTCGTATTTGTGGCTATGATGTGAAAAAAGATTATAAGAAGGCCATGCAGCATTTAGGCTGTATTGTTGAAAATCCTGAACTATATCCTTTTCTGAGTGGCTGGAATAACTTACTTCATTTTGCGAGAATGCTGCCGAATGTAGGGGAAGAGCGAATGATGGAAGTGGTCAAATTAGTTGGGCTAGAGCAAAGAATTCATGATACGGTGAAAACGTATTCTCTTGGTATGCGCCAACGACTTGGAATTGCCCAAGCGATGTTAAATCGTCCAAAGTTATTAATTTTAGATGAGCCAACAAATGGTCTTGACCCAGCAGGAATTCGCGAAATGAGACAGTTTATTCGTATGCTGGCAGAAGAGGAAGGAATGAGTGTGCTCGTTTCTTCTCATTTATTAAGTGAAATTCAATTGCTCTGTGACCGCGTAGCGATTATTACGAAAGGCGAAATTGTGAAGGTAGGTACAGTTAGTGATTTATTAAGTGTACAAGAGCGGATGAATTGGCGTGTTGAGCCAATAGAACTTGGAACAGAAGTATTACGTTCATTAACAGAGGTAATGGAAACAGAAGATGGTTATATACTGACGAGTTTTGATGAAGAGGAAACACCGAAATGGAATGAAGCGCTAGTAAAGCATGGTGTGAAAATACTTGAAATGAACAGAAGACTTCCGACGTTGGAGGATTTATTTTTAGAGCTTACAGACGGAGGAGGTGCAGGTATTGATTAA
- a CDS encoding winged helix-turn-helix transcriptional regulator, whose product MNNTTICPRFEKGMQILSKRWTGLIVHQLLNGPQRFCRIEAAFPISGRILSERLKDLEQEGIVKRDVYPETPVRIEYSLTEKGLALAPVINEIQQWSSDWIKSVEEES is encoded by the coding sequence ATGAATAATACAACGATTTGTCCTCGATTTGAAAAAGGGATGCAAATTTTAAGCAAACGATGGACAGGATTAATCGTCCACCAATTACTGAATGGCCCTCAACGGTTTTGTAGAATTGAAGCCGCCTTCCCAATTAGTGGTCGAATTCTCTCGGAACGTTTAAAAGACTTAGAACAAGAAGGCATTGTAAAAAGAGACGTCTATCCTGAAACACCAGTTCGAATTGAATATTCATTAACAGAAAAAGGGCTTGCATTAGCACCTGTCATTAATGAAATTCAACAATGGTCATCAGACTGGATTAAATCAGTAGAAGAAGAATCGTAA
- a CDS encoding IS200/IS605 family accessory protein TnpB-related protein, with product MKATYFSKRLYKNKMSKSLVDEISRFTEVFNQAKRFAFQTLVREKRWKRKLHKESIHQVVKKTFDVSDYVANSIVREANALFTSRTKLTHLYIRQTEEKMKKIKKKLKNERKYLMQLKKIKESCIKGDLRFPKNLKFSYHSSGIFSLEQKKQSLIWFNAYLFEHQYVDKELTFRKAQIGRLEHRLFRLEQKKEKQKTSIPSVVFGSKKLFKQQFTKEEYVQDHACWRKLFLAARNKECLISGRKDAGSGNFVFHYHTENNELHMTALGGQVVTIPGVTFPYGQEMVNQATDNQKKCKNKKEFGKPISWSIENHGDYYMIKNIVDVDLNPCVNFSTSDGVMGVDCNVDHFAWADVSKDGNYLDSGKLLFSIHKKTSGQITKIIEAEAIALVDLAFRKNKPIVIEDIDTTLSKTGDIYGNKKANHLKSIFAYRKMSQAIINRANKIGLDVIQVNPAYTSISGKMKYMRKFGTSIHQAAAYTIGRRGLRYKEKVPKVLTAYIVQKEKHHWSQWSVLHKKFSIHLHSFYHIFNVNKPHQGINVYYSSLQEEETRKLLRVFT from the coding sequence GTGAAAGCAACTTATTTTTCAAAACGATTATATAAAAACAAAATGAGCAAATCGTTAGTGGATGAAATTTCTCGTTTTACAGAAGTATTCAATCAAGCTAAGAGATTCGCCTTTCAAACATTAGTTCGCGAAAAAAGATGGAAACGAAAATTACACAAAGAAAGCATCCATCAAGTCGTAAAGAAAACGTTTGATGTAAGCGACTATGTTGCGAACAGTATCGTTAGAGAAGCGAACGCTCTTTTCACATCCCGAACCAAATTAACCCATTTGTATATCCGCCAAACAGAAGAAAAGATGAAAAAAATCAAGAAAAAGCTCAAAAACGAACGGAAATATCTTATGCAGTTGAAGAAAATCAAAGAGAGTTGTATCAAAGGAGACCTACGATTTCCTAAGAACCTGAAGTTTTCTTATCATTCAAGTGGGATTTTTTCACTTGAACAGAAGAAACAATCATTGATTTGGTTCAATGCGTATTTGTTTGAACATCAATATGTAGATAAAGAGCTTACCTTTCGAAAAGCCCAAATTGGACGTTTAGAACATCGCCTTTTTCGATTAGAGCAAAAGAAAGAAAAACAAAAAACATCTATTCCAAGTGTGGTGTTTGGCTCTAAGAAATTATTTAAACAACAATTCACCAAAGAAGAGTATGTTCAAGATCATGCATGTTGGAGAAAGCTCTTTTTAGCTGCACGAAATAAAGAATGTTTGATTTCTGGTCGGAAAGATGCCGGATCGGGTAATTTCGTTTTTCATTACCATACAGAAAATAATGAACTCCATATGACTGCCTTAGGTGGCCAAGTCGTAACCATTCCTGGTGTTACCTTTCCATATGGACAAGAGATGGTCAATCAAGCGACAGATAATCAAAAGAAATGTAAAAATAAAAAAGAATTCGGGAAACCGATTTCGTGGTCTATCGAAAATCACGGAGATTATTACATGATTAAAAACATTGTAGATGTTGACTTGAATCCTTGTGTTAATTTCTCTACTTCGGATGGTGTAATGGGTGTCGATTGTAATGTGGATCATTTTGCTTGGGCAGATGTTTCAAAGGACGGAAATTATCTCGATAGTGGAAAGCTATTATTTTCTATTCACAAGAAAACATCTGGACAAATCACCAAAATCATCGAAGCAGAGGCCATTGCTTTGGTCGATTTGGCTTTTCGTAAAAATAAACCCATCGTAATCGAAGATATCGATACAACTCTATCTAAAACAGGCGACATTTACGGTAACAAAAAAGCCAATCATCTAAAAAGTATATTCGCTTATCGTAAAATGTCTCAAGCCATCATTAATCGAGCCAATAAAATAGGATTAGATGTCATTCAAGTGAATCCAGCTTACACATCGATTTCAGGAAAAATGAAATACATGCGTAAATTTGGCACCTCGATTCATCAGGCGGCCGCTTACACAATTGGGCGTAGAGGGTTAAGGTATAAAGAAAAAGTACCAAAAGTGCTTACTGCCTATATTGTTCAAAAGGAAAAACATCATTGGAGTCAATGGTCTGTCTTGCATAAAAAGTTTTCTATTCATTTACATTCGTTTTACCACATTTTTAATGTAAATAAACCACATCAAGGGATAAATGTTTACTATTCTTCTCTTCAAGAGGAAGAAACCAGAAAATTGTTAAGAGTATTCACATAA
- a CDS encoding S9 family peptidase, translated as MNTHGITAEDLFHLQSVTDPQLSPDGHLVMYVQTSIDRETEKYISNLYLYNVLTKETKQWTTGQNRHSSPRWSPDGKYMSFVSNQSGSNQLYVMSSAGGEAKQITNLKSEVSPPIWSPCSTKLLFSTSRPASDQEEYRNEEKKTALRFERIQYKSEGQGYFNGLYKHLAVVDVLTEEIEFLTKGRQHYSPSAWSPDGKHITYVSKTIEQGEYDFISDIFTMDISTKKSVNITNRAGFFYDPKWSPNGEYLSFLGHKREFLNATLAKIWLYDINKQTTSCLTEGWDVELGNSCITDFQMGAVDPGILWTNDSAGFYFLMSDDGNTGVYYGSIEGAMYPSILENQHIYGLSIDPNHHQAVVAISTPTNPGELYYFNLMNGQQEQISFVNTSFVQNKSLAEAEAISWKAKDGLDLHGWLIKPVCYEEGKTYPLILEIHGGPHLMYGNSYMHEFQALANEGYTILYTNPRGSVGYGQQFVNACRGDYGGMDYEDLISAVDYVTNTYDFIDRNKLGVSGGSYGGFMTNWIVGHTDRFKAAVSQRSISNWFSFYGVSDIGYYFTEWQLEGDIFQTPEKLWNHSPLKYAANIQTPLLLLHGEKDLRCPLEQSEQLFIALKRQKKETTLIIFPDETHEITRNGSPNMRLQHLQEIKNWFNKHIRNLC; from the coding sequence ATGAACACACACGGTATAACTGCTGAGGACTTATTTCACTTACAATCCGTAACAGACCCTCAACTTTCTCCTGATGGACATCTCGTCATGTATGTTCAAACGAGCATTGATCGAGAAACCGAGAAATACATATCTAATCTCTATTTATATAATGTCCTTACAAAAGAAACGAAACAATGGACAACTGGACAAAACAGACATTCTAGCCCGCGTTGGTCTCCAGACGGTAAATATATGAGCTTCGTCTCTAACCAATCAGGAAGTAACCAATTATATGTAATGAGTTCCGCAGGAGGAGAAGCAAAGCAAATAACAAACTTAAAATCTGAAGTATCTCCGCCCATCTGGTCTCCCTGCTCAACGAAGCTTTTATTTTCAACTAGTCGTCCAGCTAGCGACCAAGAGGAGTACAGAAATGAAGAAAAGAAAACGGCACTTCGATTTGAACGCATTCAATATAAATCAGAAGGGCAAGGATATTTTAACGGGCTGTATAAACATCTAGCTGTTGTTGATGTGCTGACAGAAGAAATCGAATTTTTGACAAAAGGACGACAACATTATTCTCCAAGTGCATGGTCTCCAGATGGAAAGCATATTACATACGTTAGTAAAACGATAGAACAAGGCGAATACGATTTTATTTCTGATATTTTCACTATGGATATTTCAACAAAGAAATCAGTCAACATTACAAATAGAGCTGGATTTTTTTATGACCCCAAATGGTCTCCTAACGGTGAATATCTCTCTTTTCTTGGTCATAAGCGAGAATTTCTCAATGCTACATTAGCTAAAATCTGGCTATATGACATAAACAAGCAAACTACTTCTTGCTTAACGGAAGGCTGGGATGTAGAATTAGGAAATTCTTGTATTACCGATTTTCAAATGGGGGCTGTCGACCCGGGTATTCTTTGGACGAATGACAGCGCAGGGTTTTATTTTTTAATGAGCGATGACGGGAACACAGGAGTATACTATGGCTCCATTGAAGGGGCTATGTATCCATCTATCTTAGAAAATCAACATATTTACGGACTTTCTATTGATCCAAATCACCATCAAGCCGTTGTAGCAATCAGTACTCCAACAAACCCTGGAGAACTGTATTATTTTAACTTAATGAATGGGCAACAGGAGCAAATTTCCTTTGTGAATACAAGTTTTGTCCAGAACAAATCACTAGCTGAAGCTGAAGCGATTAGCTGGAAAGCGAAGGATGGCTTGGATCTTCACGGTTGGCTTATCAAGCCTGTCTGTTACGAAGAAGGAAAAACCTATCCCCTCATTTTAGAAATTCATGGTGGACCGCATTTAATGTATGGAAACAGCTACATGCATGAATTTCAAGCATTAGCAAACGAAGGATATACAATCTTATATACTAATCCGCGTGGCAGTGTCGGTTATGGTCAACAATTTGTAAACGCTTGTCGTGGTGATTATGGAGGTATGGATTACGAAGATTTAATATCTGCTGTTGATTATGTGACTAACACATACGACTTTATAGACCGCAATAAACTAGGAGTTAGTGGTGGCAGCTACGGCGGTTTCATGACAAACTGGATTGTTGGCCATACGGATCGTTTTAAAGCAGCTGTCAGCCAACGTTCCATTTCCAACTGGTTTAGCTTTTACGGGGTAAGTGATATTGGCTATTATTTTACGGAATGGCAACTCGAGGGCGATATTTTTCAAACACCAGAGAAGCTATGGAATCATTCGCCATTAAAGTATGCTGCTAATATACAAACACCTTTGCTTCTACTACATGGAGAAAAAGATTTACGTTGTCCGCTCGAACAAAGCGAGCAACTATTTATTGCTTTAAAACGGCAAAAGAAAGAAACTACTCTTATTATTTTTCCCGATGAAACACATGAAATTACACGTAACGGTTCACCAAATATGCGCTTGCAGCACCTTCAAGAAATTAAAAATTGGTTTAATAAACATATAAGAAACCTCTGTTAG